A single region of the Pseudomonas sp. B21-023 genome encodes:
- a CDS encoding PA4642 family protein: MRKDKKQVIGDEISDEYIKTFLQFEPADGLTSPSHHKLIKGYRGLRVDDFERYVGFFVAAGYDLDGKDEHGKTFVEAIADQRNAPEYIEIIDNARV; the protein is encoded by the coding sequence ATGCGTAAAGACAAGAAACAAGTGATTGGTGACGAGATCAGCGACGAGTACATCAAGACGTTCCTGCAGTTCGAGCCGGCCGATGGCCTGACTTCGCCTTCGCATCACAAGCTGATCAAGGGATACCGCGGCTTGCGCGTCGACGACTTCGAACGTTACGTCGGTTTCTTCGTGGCGGCCGGCTACGACCTGGATGGCAAGGACGAACATGGCAAGACTTTCGTCGAGGCCATCGCCGACCAGCGCAATGCGCCGGAGTACATCGAGATCATCGACAACGCCCGAGTTTGA